In Anaerobranca gottschalkii DSM 13577, the genomic window TATATTTAACCTTTCTTTTGAAACAAGAAAAAAGATAAAAGGTCCTTTCTAAGCCATTTTTATGTTGATAAACTTCTAATGTCACTTTTTTAATATCCTTTTTTATAAAGTTTTTTAGATAGTTTTTACCCCTTTCCTTTACTTCATCATCTAGCAAAAATTTTTCATCTATAGTAAAGTTAGATAATATTCCTTTCACAATTTTATCTTCATCTATTGAATAATGGATTAAATAAAATATATCATCTTTTACTGAGTATTCTATTTTTAAAGGATAAGATTTTTTATTTAAAATATCAGTTCCATCTTTTCTTCGATAATTATATATAATACCAAGTTCGTTAATAATGCAATTTAATACCTCTTTAAAATTCTTTTCTACAGTTTCTAAATTTTTGCTATCAGTAATTCCTTTACCTTTTACTACTAAATTTTTTGAAATTATATCTTCACAACCAACTAATTTTTCATTTAACTTTTCTATAGTTATATCAGAGAGGAATAACCTAATTTTAGGATCTGTTAAAACATTTTTTAACCAAACCTTCTCCGGTTTTGTAACAAAATATGGAATTGGTCCAGAAATTATTGGTAAGTATTTGTTTTTCTCAACCTCATAAAGTATTTCCGAAATATCTATATTAAAGTTACTCAAATCAGCTAAAGATATATACTCATTATTTTTACTATTTAGTAATGATACAACTTTACCAAATTCAATTCCAGTCAATGGATTAAATATTCTCATATAGGGATAACACCTCCTCCCACTCTCCCTTTATTTCTTCCCTTAGAGAATGTTCCTTAGAAGGCAATACTTCTGCCCTGTAACTAAATCCTTTGATCCACGGTTTAATTTCCATAATATCTGATACGTATACAGTTAAGATAAATTCCTTTGGATTTAAAATTTCTATCTTGGGATTTATAATATCCCTTTTTACCATCTTTAATAAGAAATTTTCTGTAATTTCTGGATCTAAGGTAAATTTTATTTTTACTTCTTTAGTTCCATTTTTATTCCCTGCTACTAACCAACTGTTGCAAAAAAAGTTTTGGTACTTTTCTTCTATTTCCTGTTTAGTTATATCTATTGCTGCATTTAAAACTTCCACTTCTTCCACCCTATGTAAAGGATAAGTATAAAAGGTTTTTTGTTTTAAATTGTAAGCTATTAAATACCACCTTCCATATTTAACATCTAAAATAATTTTCACCGGCAAATTTTTATATACTTTTATCCCGCTTTTTTTACTTTGATAATAGATTTTAACCATCCTATTACCTTGAATAGCTTCTAGTAAAT contains:
- a CDS encoding WYL domain-containing protein — translated: MRIFNPLTGIEFGKVVSLLNSKNNEYISLADLSNFNIDISEILYEVEKNKYLPIISGPIPYFVTKPEKVWLKNVLTDPKIRLFLSDITIEKLNEKLVGCEDIISKNLVVKGKGITDSKNLETVEKNFKEVLNCIINELGIIYNYRRKDGTDILNKKSYPLKIEYSVKDDIFYLIHYSIDEDKIVKGILSNFTIDEKFLLDDEVKERGKNYLKNFIKKDIKKVTLEVYQHKNGLERTFYLFSCFKRKVKYIKEENRYLLTIYYYFYEEMEVIHRILSLGETVKVLSPLELQREIVSRIKKAKAKYL
- a CDS encoding helix-turn-helix transcriptional regulator, translated to MSIIKFLGTGRECSVDDVIDGIEHDNLIFDKMTYYRKLEYLLELGIVEARKEKNVKLYKLQSDFFKDFSEQELKDLYYLTLFFSHVEKPSVPGIFLKENIKRYLKDKIGTSSFKEPFLYRFLQFHQVLEEEIVWNLLEAIQGNRMVKIYYQSKKSGIKVYKNLPVKIILDVKYGRWYLIAYNLKQKTFYTYPLHRVEEVEVLNAAIDITKQEIEEKYQNFFCNSWLVAGNKNGTKEVKIKFTLDPEITENFLLKMVKRDIINPKIEILNPKEFILTVYVSDIMEIKPWIKGFSYRAEVLPSKEHSLREEIKGEWEEVLSLYENI